AGGTGTTTTGCGTTCAAGTAGCGGAGCGGCATATGAGATACCTATCGCGCTAGTTGATGATGGACTTAGTTTGTTAAATGAACTAAAGCAGCGCGGATTTACTCTGTATGCTACCGCAAGTAACGGCAAAAATGTTCATGAGGCAAAATTTAAAGAAAAACGTGCGCTTATCATGGGTAGCGAGGGTGAAGGCATACCGCAAAAAGCTGTTGCAAAATGCGATGAGTGTATAGGCATAAAACTAAAAGAGGATTGGGACTCGTTAAATGTAAGTGCCGCCTTTGCGATAATCTGTGATAGGATGATAAATGAATGAACTTGAGAGCATAAAAGAGATCGGGATAAAAGAAGTTGCGAGAAAGACGCATATTGAGCCAATTTTTTTACAATACATAGTTGATAAAAATTTTGAAAAATTGGTGCGTTTAAATGCAAGAGGTTATATTAAAATTTTGCAACGCGAGTATAATCTTGAGCTTAGTTCGTGGCTTGAAGAGTATGAGGCATTTTTAAACGAACACAAGCCTCAAAATGTAAATTCTATAAAAATCAACCCTAAAATTCCAGCCTATACCTCAGACACCACTTCTGCTAGAAAGTCGCGAGGCTCGTTTTCATGGTTGGCTTGGCTTGTTATCTTGTTTGCTCTTGGTGGCGGGGTTTATTATTTTGAAGCTTATAAATACCTAGAAAATTTGCCAAGTCTTTTTGAGGATGAAAATCGAAGTGCGGTTTATTCTGATTCTAGTATAGTAAATGAGGTCAAGCAAAACATTAAAGAGGCAAATATAACGATAACCAAAACACAGTTTCCGCAAGATGAAAATTTGACAAAAGAAAAAGAAGCCGTAGAGAGCAACGTAGCTAAACTAGCACCAAAGATCGAGCAAAACGCAAGCACGATCGTTATAAATATAGAGCAAAATTTAGATCAAAACGTAGGCACTCAAAGCTCTGCGCTTGAGAGATTAACTACAAGCATAACTGAACCAAAAGACAAAAACGTCACCGCCCCTACAGCTGTTATCGTGCCAAAACAACGCGTTTGGATAGGAGTCATAAATCTTGAAAATGACCAAAAAATATCCAGAGACTCAAGCGAAAATTTAACGATAGATCTAAGTAAAAGACAGCTTATAGTTTGCGGCAACGGTCAGTTAGAACTAAAAGTAGGTGACAAAATAAGTAAATTTGCTCCCGGTAAGGCAGTCAGGCTTTTGGTTGAAAACGGAGAGATAAAACCTATAACTTATGATGAATTTATCATGTTAAACAAAGGTAAAACGTGGTGAAATTTCTTGCTTTTTTGCTATGTTTTGTCTGTTTTTTAGAAGCAGATGTTGCTAAAAGCGTAGTTGCTTTAAGTATAAACGAGCAAAAAGCAAGTGAAATTTCCACTAAAAATTTCATAAACGCAAACGGCGCTATTAACGTGGTGGCCATCACAAACGAACTAAAGTCGAAAAATATTTTTGATGCAAGGTCATTTTCGTCTTCAAGCTTAAATTTGGACTTTTTTACCGAGGATGAAATTTCTGCGACACTGTTTATAAAGGCTTTAAATTTTAGTATAAATTCGATGGGTGGTATCGTAGCAAATATCAATAAATTTGCAAATTCAAACGGTCTTACTTACGGAGTTACGGTTGTAAAACGAGATGGTATAGACCCGGTTTTGCTTGATGAAAATTTAAAGTTAAGCGGATTTAAGACCTTAGGTTTTGATAGAAAAGACGGTGCTTTGCTTGTTTTGCTAAATGGTAAAAATTTAAACATCCCTGCCGGAATAGCGCAAATAAATGAAAACAACGAGCTTATTTTGGAACGATTAAGTTCGGCATTCTTTTTAAATACAAATGGCGCAAATTCAGTAAGTATCACATCTTTAGCGCCAAATAGATGGATGCCAGATATTAGAATTTATGATAAAAATTTAGTTCAAATTTCGCATTTTCAAGAGTATGCCATAGCGCAAAAATACGAAATAACCCTGCCGAGTAATGCTAGTTATATGCTTTTGGGTGATAGCGTAGATATAAGTAATATCAAAAAAGAGATAGTTATTAAATTTATAAAATAGGGGAAATTTATGTTTGACGAGATTCGTTTTAACACGATAGAGAGGCTGCCAAATTATATCTTTGCTGAAGTAAATGCTATAAAAATGGCGGCACGTAGAGCCGGAGAGGATATCATAGACTTCTCGATGGGAAACCCCGAAGGTCGCACACCGCAACATATCGTAGATAAACTTTGCGAGAGTGCGCAAAAAGATAAAACGCACGGGTATTCGGCGAGTGCGGGAATTTATAAGCTTCGTCTAGCTATATGTAATTGGTATAAAAGAAAATACGATGTTAACCTTGACCCCGAAACAGAAGCCGTCGCTGTTATGGGCTCAAAAGAGGGCTTTGTTCATCTTGCTCAAGCCGTTGTAAATCCAGGCGATGTTGCCGTAGTTCCTGATCCTGCTTATCCGATACATACGCAGGCGTTTTTGTTTGCAGGTGGAAGTGTTGCTAAAATGCCACTTCATTATAATGACAAATTTGAACTTGACGAAAATAAATTTTTTGAAAATTTAGAACACACTATATACTCAAGCTCTCCAAGACCAAAGTATGTTGTTGTAAATTTCCCTCATAACCCAACGACCGTAACCGTGCAAAAGAGCTTTTATGAGCGCCTGGTTGCGATGTCTAAGAAGGAG
This is a stretch of genomic DNA from Campylobacter sp. RM6914. It encodes these proteins:
- a CDS encoding phosphatidylglycerophosphate synthase, whose protein sequence is MNELESIKEIGIKEVARKTHIEPIFLQYIVDKNFEKLVRLNARGYIKILQREYNLELSSWLEEYEAFLNEHKPQNVNSIKINPKIPAYTSDTTSARKSRGSFSWLAWLVILFALGGGVYYFEAYKYLENLPSLFEDENRSAVYSDSSIVNEVKQNIKEANITITKTQFPQDENLTKEKEAVESNVAKLAPKIEQNASTIVINIEQNLDQNVGTQSSALERLTTSITEPKDKNVTAPTAVIVPKQRVWIGVINLENDQKISRDSSENLTIDLSKRQLIVCGNGQLELKVGDKISKFAPGKAVRLLVENGEIKPITYDEFIMLNKGKTW
- a CDS encoding LL-diaminopimelate aminotransferase is translated as MFDEIRFNTIERLPNYIFAEVNAIKMAARRAGEDIIDFSMGNPEGRTPQHIVDKLCESAQKDKTHGYSASAGIYKLRLAICNWYKRKYDVNLDPETEAVAVMGSKEGFVHLAQAVVNPGDVAVVPDPAYPIHTQAFLFAGGSVAKMPLHYNDKFELDENKFFENLEHTIYSSSPRPKYVVVNFPHNPTTVTVQKSFYERLVAMSKKERFYIISDIAYADLSFDGYKAPSIFEVEGAKDVAVECYTLSKSYNMAGWRVGFMCGNKRLCAALKKIKSWVDYGMFTPIQVAATVALDGDQGCVEEIRAVYEKRRDILLDAFDNAGWSMNKPNSSMFIWAKLPPKFSHLGSLEFSKQLLTKAQVAVSPGIGFGEGGNDYVRFALIENENRIRQAARNVKRYLKDFE